The DNA region TCAACTCCAAATCCTGTAGTGGCGAAAAGCTATAGCCAATGAAATGCAAGACATGGGGTGAGGTGAAACCCAAGGGAGGAGTTTAAAAAAGGAGCAAATCGTTCAATTTGATTATAAACCGTTCTTTGTGTTCAGGGAAGAGGTATAGAGATATTCAATGACAGTTTACATTTCACACACGCTGTTAGCTGTGACTTTAAACTGAGATGGTGCAGGAAAGTCTCGGCACATGCTTTATTATTCATGACAGCACCATGCCAAATTCACACAACAGACCCTTAAAATCAGCCGGTGGGCAACTGCTCAAATAATAGCAGTACCAAATGTGAATGACAATTATTTTTGAAATGATTTTTTAACTCTCACTGCGCTATTAAAATTGTCACCTTGAAGAACAGAattgatgacccccccccccactgcagaagCCTTTGCGTGGACCAAGCCCATCCTGACATCATCAAGAACAGACTGCTCTAAAATCACCTTACCATAGACCTGGGCCACGTGGCCACCGCCCTTGACACGCACTCTGATGTCCACGCCAGCAAAGCGCTCCTTACCCAAAAGCAGCAATGGTTCCAGTAGCTGATGGCAGAGGATGTTGAGGTGTTACAAGGGACAGATGCCTCAGAACTTAAACACCACACTGAAAACACTTATTATGCAGCTATTTGCTTGATGGCTGGCATCTGGCATCACaacacactataacagcagcaCAAAATGGCACTTTGGTGTCATTTATTACTGCCCTGTGGTCATGTTATGGTCACTAATAGTGAATTGGAGTATAGTGATTTAACAAGTGAGAATAATTCAAATTTTACACAATTATCTTTGGTGACGCATCAAAGAAAACACCAATCGATACAGTACGATAAATTGAATTTGTGGAAAATTTAAGATCAAGCACAGAAACCATATGACTAAACCATTATAGGCAACTCTCAAAGGTCAGCTCAGTCAATTCGACAGACATGGAAGCCGACAATGGAAACAGAACATGAAGTTATCTGTGCTTCAGAAATCTCTGTAATTCTGTGGACCAATGGTCATTAAAAAAATCTCTTTGTGATTCAAAAATGGCTTTTCCTGAAATTGTAGACCCTTACAAACCAGTTTACCTTACCTTATACTGGAGAGTGCTTGGCTCAACCATCTCCAAAGGCCTTCCGTTCACCTTAATGAGGCCATTGCCCCGCTTGCAATGAGCAACAGCCGTAGCCGTTTTCTGCAACAAGCAAGACCTTATTACTAACAGTCTCCAAAAACAGCAGCAGCTTAAAGGCAATTTTACACACGGTTATGCAGCCACTGGCTATAGCGGTACTGAAAACTTGTACGATTTGAGGCGTTCTCTCTAAAAATGGACTGTCTGCAGCAAGGCCCGTGTAAGCGGACAACCCCGGAGTAACGTCCTACAGGATACCCTAAATACAAGCTAACCAATTTTACAGACCATCCAAAAATTCAAAACCTTTTAAATATCTTAAAATTTTACAATAATGTTAACTTCAAACGATAATAATCTGTGCTACCCCCATGCGCAGCAGGAACTAGGCCGCAAGCCTCCACGCGTTGCGGGAATACGGGAAAATCTTTTAAATTAAGTTGTAGCCGGCTTAACTATATTTCAAAACGTGTGAGAAGAGGCGTAATATCGCACATTGAACAAGACATACACAGTAAAATTGCATAATTTGAATCCAATGTGATTATACACGGCTAACTAAACACATTGCTAAACACGTGAAATAAATGAACTACTTGTACTCACTTTACGTCCAAAGACCTGGACGGATTGCAACGGACCTTTAGCCggcatgtttctaaaatgtaaaaaaaaataaaaattattttttagaacaaaacaatatgcataaaaacacGAAATTCTCAAAGAGCATCCACGAAATCATACCAAATCCTGTCTATGTGCTGTAGGAAAAGACAGAAGGGGTTTCAAACCCCGGCAATCAGGGGCCTGTTTACGACAGTTTGATACCGCTATACGGCACAAGCCATTTGCTATTTTACAGTATTCCGTATTGTTGTTGGAAGTGGTGCGTGTTTGGAGGTGGGCTgcatttttcttaaaaaaatttTCTTACTGAAAATTTCGAATTTAAGGACAATActagaattaaaaataaattgacaTCACCCTCAATGATGATATATGTTGCTTATTATTTTACCTGCAGCATACCACCTTTCCCATAAAGCATTTTTACAAAGCGGTGGCGTCTTTACTGTTAGTGATGTGACATTTACGAACGATCCGATTTTCTTGAACGGGTTCTTTGAAAGAAGGGAACCGCGTCGTAATTGAGAGCCGTGAAAAGTGAGAACCAGCCAGTCACGAGAGGTTTTCAGATAGTTGTTCATCTATCTGATTTGCACTGAAGCTGTTTCGCAAAAGTTCATTATACTTGTTTTCTAATATAAGTGTTTCATGAATTGATTTCCTACAGAGGGTAAATTAAAAGTAGTAGCCTAGTCGTTATCGTAGTGATAATTTGGCAGATAAACCTGGTGAGCCGTTACTTCTAATTCATTATTCCCATCACTAATTAGTTTGAATTTTAAACTTTAGCGAACTGAACAGTAACTACCTGTAGGGGGAGTCCAACACCTCTCGCACGCGCTAGCTCCGTTTGCTTACCGCCATACTTCTGCTTGCCTCCCTTATTGAAACATTAATCACTTTCCTGACAGACTCTCTCACTATGGAAGAATTTAATCGAGCACATAAGAACGGTCATGGACGTCAGCCGTGAGCC from Brienomyrus brachyistius isolate T26 chromosome 1, BBRACH_0.4, whole genome shotgun sequence includes:
- the rps16 gene encoding 40S ribosomal protein S16, whose product is MPAKGPLQSVQVFGRKKTATAVAHCKRGNGLIKVNGRPLEMVEPSTLQYKLLEPLLLLGKERFAGVDIRVRVKGGGHVAQVYAIRQAISKSLVAYYQKYVDEASKKEIKDILIQYDRTLLVADPRRCESKKFGGPGARARYQKSYR